Proteins encoded together in one Streptomyces umbrinus window:
- a CDS encoding LuxR C-terminal-related transcriptional regulator, producing MAGLEENGPEPTTSCADPQGDPFLHTRFAIPARPATFLRRERLVRHLDQALRTPLTMVSGAAGAGKTLLAADWAVRGDRPVAWLTNDATAQGCGMFWAYFLQALSASGVPPPAEVGSPADASRVDQTLLTRLAAGLSDRDRPVIVVLDEYDRVTAPEIAEQLEFVLHHAGRGMRLILVTRTEPLLPLHRYRAVGDMTEIRAAELAFTPEEAAALLELHELRVPVSAARTLVERTRGWAAGLRLCALAAQESPDPETYLKEFEVDRTTVADFLLAEVLKRQSPEAQDLLLRVSVLDRFGPELANALTGRADAESVLAGLHRENAFVEYLGHDRYRLHPLFGEILHAHLRMRSPGLEPELHRRAATWLRDSGSLAETLGHGAAAGDWEFTAGALVDDLAIGQLFTGLRSDHLAELFSGMGPEATSTATDLVRAARELARSDLDHGLPHLRHAEQSLAEEERIPAGDAPPGLAAARLSCALLEALAARLTGSPARAETAAETAEELQQEVPAQLLDAHPEVAALLSTHLGSTRLWAGRFEDARDALSTAVACSGGASTALPREESLGHLALIDYLNGWPGRAERKALAAVTETDRFGLREESGSGIELLVLAAVAVDRNELDRAQALLDTAADSQHAMRDPVMRAGRALATARLLLARGETHAALEAAEPGVAADVVSPWSEAHQALVTSAAHLAEGRPETAAELLQEVPGDQPVCVVGAARAQLAAGRPGEALDLLDRVRPESRTGPAVTVRASLVRAQAADRAGDSATARRLVAHALHEARRERLRRPFLEAGPWIRPLLGTVPLRGLAEGWLTPGPPPCDAQRARPGDQPPAPVVEELSGREHDVLERLAQMMSTEEIAADLYVSVNTVKTHLKSVYRKLSVNRRHDAVHRARELRLL from the coding sequence ATGGCTGGGCTGGAGGAGAACGGTCCGGAACCGACCACATCGTGCGCCGATCCCCAAGGAGACCCGTTCCTGCACACGCGGTTCGCGATACCGGCACGTCCCGCGACGTTCCTGCGACGGGAACGGCTGGTCAGGCACCTCGACCAGGCTCTGCGGACGCCGTTGACCATGGTCAGCGGGGCCGCGGGCGCGGGCAAGACCCTGCTGGCCGCCGACTGGGCCGTGCGAGGGGACCGGCCCGTCGCCTGGCTCACCAACGACGCCACGGCCCAGGGCTGCGGCATGTTCTGGGCGTACTTCCTCCAGGCCCTGAGCGCCTCCGGTGTGCCGCCGCCCGCCGAGGTCGGCTCCCCCGCCGACGCGAGCCGCGTGGACCAGACGCTGCTGACGCGACTCGCCGCAGGTCTGAGCGACCGGGACCGGCCCGTGATCGTGGTGCTCGACGAGTACGACCGTGTGACGGCGCCGGAGATCGCGGAGCAGCTGGAATTCGTCCTGCACCACGCGGGACGGGGCATGCGTCTGATCCTCGTCACCCGCACTGAGCCCCTGCTGCCGCTGCACCGCTACCGGGCGGTCGGAGACATGACCGAGATCAGGGCCGCGGAGCTGGCCTTCACCCCCGAGGAGGCGGCCGCGCTGCTGGAGCTGCACGAGCTGCGCGTTCCGGTGTCCGCCGCGCGGACCCTGGTGGAGCGCACCCGGGGATGGGCCGCCGGACTGCGACTGTGTGCCCTGGCCGCGCAGGAGAGCCCGGATCCGGAGACGTATCTGAAGGAGTTCGAGGTCGATCGCACCACGGTGGCCGACTTCCTGCTGGCGGAGGTGCTCAAGCGGCAGAGCCCCGAGGCGCAGGACCTCCTGCTGCGGGTCAGCGTCCTCGACCGCTTCGGTCCCGAGCTGGCGAACGCGCTGACCGGGCGAGCCGATGCCGAGTCCGTCCTGGCCGGGCTGCACCGCGAGAACGCGTTCGTCGAGTACCTCGGGCACGACCGGTACCGACTCCACCCGCTGTTCGGTGAGATCCTCCACGCCCATCTGCGCATGCGCTCTCCCGGTCTGGAGCCCGAACTCCACCGACGGGCCGCGACCTGGCTGCGGGACTCCGGATCCCTCGCGGAGACGCTCGGCCACGGTGCCGCCGCGGGCGACTGGGAGTTCACCGCCGGCGCCCTCGTCGACGACCTCGCCATCGGCCAGCTCTTCACCGGTCTCCGCTCGGACCATCTGGCCGAGCTGTTCTCGGGGATGGGCCCCGAGGCCACGAGCACCGCCACGGATCTCGTCCGGGCAGCCCGTGAGCTGGCACGGAGCGACCTCGACCATGGTCTGCCCCACCTGCGGCACGCCGAGCAGAGCCTTGCGGAGGAAGAGCGGATACCGGCCGGGGACGCTCCTCCCGGCCTCGCGGCGGCCCGGTTGAGCTGCGCCCTGCTGGAAGCCCTGGCCGCCCGGCTGACCGGTTCGCCGGCGAGGGCGGAGACGGCGGCGGAGACCGCCGAGGAACTCCAGCAGGAGGTGCCCGCCCAGCTCCTGGACGCCCATCCCGAAGTCGCCGCCCTGCTGTCGACCCATCTCGGCTCGACGCGGCTGTGGGCCGGGCGCTTCGAGGACGCACGTGACGCCCTGAGCACGGCGGTCGCCTGCTCCGGGGGAGCCTCGACGGCCCTTCCGCGCGAGGAGTCCCTCGGCCATCTGGCCCTGATCGACTATCTGAACGGCTGGCCCGGCCGGGCGGAGCGCAAGGCCCTGGCTGCGGTCACCGAGACCGACCGGTTCGGTCTGAGGGAGGAGTCCGGCTCCGGCATCGAGCTGCTCGTCCTGGCCGCCGTGGCCGTCGACCGCAACGAACTCGACCGGGCCCAGGCCCTCCTCGACACGGCGGCCGACTCCCAGCACGCGATGCGGGACCCGGTGATGCGCGCGGGGCGGGCCCTCGCCACCGCGCGGCTGCTCCTGGCCCGCGGCGAGACGCACGCCGCGCTCGAAGCGGCGGAACCGGGCGTCGCCGCCGACGTGGTCTCCCCCTGGTCGGAGGCGCACCAGGCGCTGGTGACCTCGGCCGCGCACCTGGCGGAGGGCCGGCCGGAGACGGCCGCCGAGCTGCTGCAGGAGGTCCCCGGCGACCAGCCGGTGTGTGTCGTGGGGGCCGCACGGGCCCAGCTCGCCGCGGGCCGGCCCGGCGAGGCGCTCGACCTGCTCGACCGAGTGAGGCCCGAGAGCCGTACGGGTCCCGCGGTGACCGTCCGGGCCTCGCTGGTGCGGGCCCAGGCCGCGGACCGGGCCGGGGACTCCGCCACCGCGCGCAGACTCGTCGCCCATGCCCTCCACGAGGCTCGGCGCGAACGGCTGCGGCGCCCCTTCCTCGAAGCCGGACCGTGGATCCGGCCCCTGCTGGGCACGGTGCCGCTGCGCGGGCTGGCCGAGGGCTGGCTCACCCCCGGACCGCCACCGTGCGACGCGCAGCGGGCTCGCCCTGGAGACCAGCCGCCGGCACCGGTCGTGGAGGAGCTGAGCGGGCGCGAGCACGACGTACTGGAACGGCTCGCCCAGATGATGTCGACGGAGGAGATCGCCGCCGATCTGTATGTGTCGGTGAACACGGTCAAGACGCACCTCAAGAGCGTCTACCGGAAGCTGTCGGTGAACCGGCGCCACGACGCGGTGCATCGCGCACGGGAGCTGCGGCTGCTGTGA
- a CDS encoding MFS transporter yields MRHWRALMVLGTAQFLMVLDTSVMNVSISQLVEDFDTEVTAIQAVITLYALVMAAFMIIGGRLGDIFGRRRLFLFGLVVYATGSALTAVAPTLWVLALGWSVIEGLGAALVLPAMAALVAEAYRGRDRAVAYGVIGGLAGAGIAVGPLLGGWVTTYLTWRLVFAGEVVVVLIVLCFHRAITEEPRTGPSPRLDGVGAALSATGLALGVLGVLQSGSWGWVQPRNPPFTVFGFAPTLFVVAAGVAVLAAFVHWEKRREATGAEPLVHLPLLRKPALRSGLMTLVSQNLILLGLFFTIPLYLQVVQGFDAFQTGLRLLPVSITMLAASMVAARLGRAAGPRRVVRLALATLVGAVVWLLATIDPVIDDAQFAGAMALLGVGMGLLASQLGNVVQSSVGDEERSEVGGLQFTAQNLGSALGTALIGSLLIGALAHAFTTQVEKNPQLSEETRQQTGVALESGITFVPTDQVRSAAERAGLPPSEVDAIGDSYASAQLNGLKAAILATGGITLASFLVTPHLPTRGAGRPKQPDAGAPTGSIGSTG; encoded by the coding sequence TTGAGGCACTGGCGGGCGCTGATGGTCCTGGGTACGGCCCAGTTCCTGATGGTTCTGGACACCTCCGTCATGAACGTGTCCATCAGCCAGCTGGTGGAGGACTTCGACACCGAGGTCACCGCGATCCAGGCCGTCATCACGCTGTACGCGCTGGTCATGGCCGCCTTCATGATCATCGGCGGCCGGCTCGGAGACATCTTCGGACGCCGTCGCCTGTTCCTGTTCGGGCTGGTCGTCTACGCCACCGGGTCGGCCCTGACCGCCGTGGCCCCGACCCTGTGGGTCCTCGCGCTGGGCTGGTCGGTCATCGAAGGACTGGGCGCCGCGCTGGTGCTGCCCGCCATGGCGGCCCTCGTGGCCGAGGCGTACCGCGGGCGGGACAGGGCCGTCGCGTACGGCGTCATCGGCGGACTCGCCGGAGCCGGAATCGCGGTCGGCCCGCTGCTGGGCGGCTGGGTGACGACGTACCTCACCTGGCGGCTGGTGTTCGCCGGTGAGGTCGTGGTCGTCCTGATCGTGCTCTGCTTCCACCGGGCGATCACGGAGGAACCCAGGACCGGTCCGAGCCCCCGACTGGACGGAGTGGGTGCCGCGCTCTCGGCGACCGGGCTCGCGCTCGGCGTCCTCGGCGTGCTGCAGAGCGGCTCCTGGGGATGGGTGCAGCCCCGCAATCCGCCCTTCACCGTCTTCGGCTTCGCGCCCACGCTGTTCGTCGTCGCCGCCGGGGTGGCCGTGCTGGCCGCCTTCGTGCACTGGGAGAAACGACGCGAGGCGACCGGCGCCGAGCCCCTGGTGCATCTGCCCCTGCTGCGCAAGCCCGCGCTGCGATCCGGCCTGATGACACTGGTGAGCCAGAACCTCATCCTGCTGGGGCTGTTCTTCACCATCCCGCTGTATCTGCAGGTGGTGCAGGGTTTCGACGCCTTCCAGACAGGTCTGAGACTGCTCCCGGTGTCCATCACCATGCTCGCGGCCTCCATGGTCGCCGCCCGGCTCGGTCGGGCGGCCGGACCGCGCCGGGTGGTCCGGCTGGCCCTGGCGACCCTGGTCGGCGCCGTCGTATGGCTGCTTGCCACCATCGACCCGGTGATCGACGACGCGCAGTTCGCCGGAGCCATGGCCCTGCTCGGAGTGGGCATGGGGCTGCTCGCCTCGCAGCTGGGCAATGTCGTCCAGTCCAGCGTGGGCGACGAGGAACGCAGCGAGGTCGGCGGGCTGCAGTTCACCGCCCAGAACCTGGGCTCCGCACTCGGCACCGCCCTCATCGGATCGCTGCTCATCGGCGCCCTGGCCCATGCCTTCACCACTCAGGTGGAGAAGAACCCGCAGCTGTCGGAGGAGACTCGGCAGCAGACCGGAGTCGCCCTCGAGTCGGGCATCACCTTCGTGCCCACCGACCAGGTGCGCTCGGCCGCCGAACGCGCCGGGCTGCCGCCGTCCGAGGTCGACGCCATCGGCGACTCGTACGCGTCGGCGCAGCTCAACGGTCTGAAGGCGGCGATCCTCGCCACCGGCGGGATCACACTCGCCAGCTTCCTGGTCACGCCTCATCTGCCGACCCGAGGGGCCGGCCGTCCGAAGCAGCCCGACGCCGGCGCGCCCACCGGGTCGATCGGCTCGACCGGCTGA
- a CDS encoding potassium channel family protein, with amino-acid sequence MSVVRAVGIAAGLVTAYYLLPLDGRGTARTATLLTCGLLAVVLVFLWEVRAIVRSTSPRLKAVEALAVTLALYLVLFSSAYYLLDHSSPGSFSEPLTRTDALYFTLTTFATVGFGDITALSQTGRVVTMLQMLGGLILVGIAAKVLAGAVRAGLRRQGREPPPE; translated from the coding sequence GTGTCCGTCGTACGAGCCGTGGGCATCGCGGCGGGTCTCGTCACCGCGTACTACCTGCTGCCCCTGGACGGGCGCGGCACGGCCCGCACCGCGACGCTGCTCACGTGCGGCCTGCTGGCGGTCGTCCTGGTCTTCCTCTGGGAGGTAAGGGCCATCGTGCGCTCGACCTCGCCCCGTCTGAAGGCCGTCGAGGCACTGGCCGTCACGCTGGCGCTGTATCTGGTGCTGTTCTCATCCGCCTACTACCTGCTGGACCATTCCTCCCCGGGCTCCTTCAGCGAACCGCTGACCAGGACCGACGCGCTGTACTTCACCCTGACCACCTTCGCCACCGTCGGGTTCGGCGACATCACGGCCCTGTCCCAGACAGGACGCGTGGTGACGATGCTCCAGATGCTCGGCGGACTGATCCTCGTGGGCATCGCGGCCAAGGTGCTCGCGGGCGCGGTCCGCGCGGGCCTGCGACGGCAGGGCCGGGAGCCACCGCCGGAGTAA
- a CDS encoding HdeD family acid-resistance protein, producing the protein MTVSRDPAPGTGPAHTPDGPAHASDGPDHMPYGAAPVPAADPAAVLEKLGRSWTWVLGSAIATLVPGILILVWPEGTLHVVAVLIGLYLLVTGAFRFVGTFAREDHGERLPGLLLAVLYVLGGVLCLRNPLQTIAALSLIVGIVWVVSGILTLYTALAARDLPHRGFVLGIAVIGIVAGIVVLALPSESTRALTRLLGLWLVLLGVAEVALALAWRAALRRAGIAGSHDPARTA; encoded by the coding sequence ATGACCGTGTCGCGTGATCCGGCACCGGGCACCGGACCGGCACACACGCCCGACGGACCGGCCCATGCGTCCGACGGGCCGGACCACATGCCCTACGGGGCGGCCCCCGTCCCCGCCGCCGACCCCGCGGCGGTGCTGGAGAAACTCGGGCGCTCCTGGACGTGGGTCCTGGGCTCCGCGATCGCCACGCTCGTGCCGGGCATCCTGATCCTGGTCTGGCCGGAGGGGACCCTGCACGTCGTGGCGGTCCTCATCGGCCTGTATCTGCTCGTGACCGGGGCGTTCCGGTTCGTCGGGACCTTCGCCAGGGAGGACCACGGCGAACGGCTGCCCGGACTGCTCCTCGCCGTGCTGTACGTCCTCGGCGGGGTGCTGTGCCTGAGGAACCCGCTGCAGACCATCGCCGCGCTCTCACTGATCGTCGGGATCGTCTGGGTGGTGTCCGGCATCCTCACCCTCTACACGGCCCTCGCCGCCCGGGACCTGCCCCACCGGGGCTTCGTCCTCGGTATCGCGGTGATCGGCATCGTCGCGGGGATCGTGGTGCTGGCCCTGCCCTCCGAGTCCACCCGGGCACTGACCCGGCTGCTCGGACTGTGGCTCGTCCTGCTCGGCGTGGCCGAGGTGGCCCTCGCCCTCGCCTGGCGCGCCGCACTCCGCAGGGCCGGTATCGCGGGGTCGCACGACCCCGCCCGGACCGCCTGA
- a CDS encoding SHOCT domain-containing protein has translation MSGSTYLAYDYPLLSVFWSMLVFFLWIMWFVLLFRIVVDIFRDDKMSGWAKAGWLVFTIVLPFLGVFVYVIARGKNMGRREAAQARAQQEAFASYVRETAKGGDGRPSSADELAKLSEIRGRGDITDEEFRRAKELVLSGHGPSERAGSSAADS, from the coding sequence ATGAGCGGGTCGACGTACCTCGCGTACGACTATCCCCTGCTGAGCGTCTTCTGGTCCATGCTGGTGTTCTTCCTGTGGATCATGTGGTTCGTTCTGCTCTTCCGGATCGTCGTCGACATCTTCCGTGACGACAAGATGAGCGGTTGGGCCAAGGCCGGCTGGCTGGTGTTCACCATCGTCCTGCCCTTCCTGGGCGTCTTCGTCTACGTGATCGCCCGTGGCAAGAACATGGGCCGCCGGGAGGCCGCGCAGGCGCGCGCACAGCAGGAGGCCTTCGCGAGCTACGTCCGGGAGACCGCCAAGGGCGGCGACGGCAGGCCCAGCAGTGCCGACGAACTCGCCAAACTGTCCGAGATCCGCGGCCGTGGCGACATCACGGACGAGGAGTTCCGCAGGGCGAAGGAACTGGTCCTGAGCGGCCACGGCCCGTCGGAACGCGCGGGCAGCTCCGCCGCCGACAGCTGA
- a CDS encoding DUF7144 family membrane protein yields the protein MTATHTTHHPQSAKRPWAEGLTVFAAVMLMIAGVLDIFRGIMGIAEDDVFVTTRDYVFAYDLTGWGWIHLILGAVAVLVSMGLFQASLWARVAGVTIAGFIIIANFLSLPYSPVWSIVMIAFSGFIIWALCVVRQDSSGEFDHS from the coding sequence ATGACCGCCACACACACCACGCACCACCCGCAGTCGGCCAAGCGGCCGTGGGCCGAGGGCCTGACCGTCTTCGCAGCCGTCATGCTCATGATCGCCGGCGTACTCGACATCTTCCGGGGCATCATGGGGATCGCCGAGGACGACGTCTTCGTCACGACACGCGACTACGTCTTCGCGTACGACCTCACCGGCTGGGGCTGGATCCACCTCATCCTGGGCGCCGTCGCCGTGCTGGTCAGTATGGGACTCTTCCAGGCGTCGCTGTGGGCGCGCGTCGCGGGCGTCACCATCGCCGGATTCATCATCATCGCCAACTTCCTCTCCCTGCCGTACTCCCCGGTCTGGTCGATCGTGATGATCGCCTTCTCCGGGTTCATCATCTGGGCGCTGTGCGTGGTCCGGCAGGACAGCTCCGGCGAGTTCGACCACTCCTGA
- a CDS encoding RidA family protein, whose amino-acid sequence MKHIPVNPAALPTPSGYSHGTLAGNTLHLGGQTALDADMKIVPGGIVEQFRQAFGNVLTTLGEAGGLPEDLVSVTIYLTDIPDYQAHGKEIGRVWRELAGPVYPAMAGIGCTALWQPEAMIEILGVAVIPEERLVRPSR is encoded by the coding sequence ATGAAGCACATCCCCGTGAACCCGGCTGCCCTGCCGACGCCCAGCGGTTACTCCCACGGAACCCTGGCGGGGAACACCCTGCATCTCGGCGGGCAGACAGCCCTCGACGCCGATATGAAGATCGTTCCTGGGGGGATCGTCGAGCAGTTCCGCCAGGCGTTCGGCAACGTCCTGACGACGCTCGGCGAGGCGGGCGGCCTGCCTGAGGACCTGGTGAGCGTGACGATCTACCTCACCGACATCCCCGACTACCAGGCGCACGGCAAGGAGATCGGCAGGGTCTGGCGCGAACTGGCCGGGCCCGTGTACCCGGCGATGGCCGGCATCGGCTGCACCGCCCTGTGGCAGCCCGAAGCGATGATCGAGATCCTCGGCGTGGCCGTGATCCCGGAGGAACGGCTCGTTCGGCCGAGTCGGTGA
- a CDS encoding cupin domain-containing protein, producing MEPDLSKYRLEGDNSMYRLPSGLVAPVVTRAGSESANTADSGGAVRVSGVSAQHTPARRLWFGKVSNEPGYRSVTHHHGEAETGGYVLSGRARIYFGEKFEDYVDMGEGDWVFVPPFMPHIECNLSRNKPLTWMTTRTPENIVVNLPDIADADLRDWLDR from the coding sequence ATGGAGCCCGACCTCAGCAAATACCGCCTTGAGGGCGACAACTCGATGTACCGGCTGCCGAGCGGCCTCGTCGCGCCCGTGGTGACCCGGGCCGGTTCCGAGAGCGCGAACACGGCCGACTCCGGCGGGGCCGTTCGGGTCTCGGGCGTCAGCGCCCAGCACACCCCGGCCCGGCGGCTCTGGTTCGGCAAGGTCAGCAACGAACCCGGCTACCGCTCGGTCACCCACCACCACGGCGAGGCGGAGACCGGCGGCTACGTCCTGTCGGGGCGGGCCCGTATCTACTTCGGCGAGAAGTTCGAGGACTACGTCGACATGGGGGAGGGCGACTGGGTCTTCGTGCCGCCGTTCATGCCGCACATCGAGTGCAACCTCTCGCGCAACAAACCGCTGACGTGGATGACCACCCGGACGCCGGAGAACATCGTCGTCAATCTGCCCGACATCGCGGACGCCGACCTGCGGGATTGGCTGGACCGATGA
- a CDS encoding acyl-CoA thioesterase — protein MNGTPPTSEIFTAAVALTPAEPEHFDLAFTAVTQPCPWPKAYGGDLVAQAAAAAMRSVTDGKSLHSMHSYFLRPADIGAIVRYEVEVLRDGRGYSTRQVRGYQNGKTLYVCLANFAAGEPSQTFEAELPELAEDLPDPEELPSSAAYLTDLSGGSMTEESKAYWSGGRGFDMRHVPGPVYLTVEGKQVPQQAVWLKPFDPLRPVEGLTDAQRDLAALAYVCDYTILEPVLRVLDLAWAKPGLVTASLDHAMWFHRPEPVGDWLLYLQEAGAADAGRGLGSGRFFTRDHRHLATVVQEGMIRPT, from the coding sequence ATGAACGGGACCCCGCCCACCTCGGAGATCTTCACCGCGGCCGTCGCGCTGACACCGGCCGAGCCCGAGCACTTCGACCTGGCCTTCACCGCCGTCACCCAGCCCTGTCCGTGGCCCAAGGCGTACGGCGGAGACCTGGTCGCCCAGGCCGCCGCCGCGGCCATGCGGTCGGTGACCGACGGCAAGTCCCTGCACTCCATGCACAGTTACTTCCTGCGCCCGGCCGACATCGGGGCGATCGTGCGCTACGAGGTGGAGGTGCTGCGCGACGGCCGCGGCTACAGCACCCGGCAGGTACGCGGCTACCAGAACGGCAAGACCCTCTACGTCTGCCTGGCCAACTTCGCCGCGGGGGAGCCCAGCCAGACCTTCGAGGCCGAACTCCCGGAACTCGCCGAGGACTTGCCCGACCCCGAGGAACTGCCCAGCTCGGCGGCGTATCTCACCGACCTCAGCGGCGGTTCCATGACCGAGGAGTCGAAGGCCTACTGGTCCGGCGGCCGCGGCTTCGACATGCGGCACGTGCCCGGCCCGGTCTACCTCACCGTCGAGGGCAAGCAGGTCCCCCAACAGGCCGTGTGGCTCAAGCCGTTCGACCCGCTCCGGCCCGTCGAGGGGCTCACCGACGCCCAGCGGGACCTGGCCGCGCTGGCCTACGTCTGCGACTACACGATCCTCGAACCCGTTCTGCGCGTACTCGACCTGGCCTGGGCCAAACCCGGGCTCGTCACCGCCAGCCTCGACCACGCCATGTGGTTCCACCGCCCCGAACCCGTCGGCGACTGGCTCCTCTACCTCCAGGAAGCCGGCGCCGCCGACGCGGGCCGCGGTCTCGGCTCGGGTCGCTTCTTCACCCGAGACCACCGTCACCTGGCCACCGTCGTCCAGGAGGGCATGATCCGCCCCACCTGA
- a CDS encoding AMP-binding protein, which translates to MTPPSPLPISAISAHLDTFTRDHLPPAHLLPTIEFSTPELRYPDRLNAAAELIDIPVSTFGADRPALRTPAGQTWSYGELRSRANQVAQVLTEDLGLVPGQRVLLRSPNNPWAVASWLGVLKAGGVVVTVMAALRAREIAPIVERTRPSVALVDQRFAEDVHALRDAGPSALTVVEFGGDGPDDLVARASTKSGEFTTVDTAADDVALLAPTSGSTGVPKITMHFHRDILSIDNTFGRHVLRLLPDDLVACSAPFAFTFGLGMLVVFPLRAGACALLTEAATPLQLAQYVEELGVTVLATAPTAYQAILREGQEQRLAGLRVGVSAGEHIPKAVWEQLRDRLGLRIVDGIGATELLHIFLSAAGDDIRPGATGKPAPGYRATILGPDGSELGPGEPGRLGVIGPVGCRYLDDERQKDYVVDGWNVTGDVFHRDEDGYFHYHARGDSMIVSSGYNIGGPEVEAAVDTHPDVLESAVVGKPDAQRGFVVCAFVVLREGVPGDAAKAREIQDHVKQVIAPYKYPRDVRFCDALPRNASGKLQRFALRRIVEDEQAATAAVEQ; encoded by the coding sequence TTGACTCCTCCGTCGCCTCTCCCGATATCCGCGATCTCCGCGCACCTCGACACCTTCACGCGCGATCACCTGCCTCCCGCGCACCTGTTGCCGACGATCGAGTTCAGCACACCGGAGCTGCGGTACCCGGACCGGCTCAACGCCGCCGCCGAGCTCATCGACATCCCCGTATCGACGTTCGGGGCCGACCGTCCGGCGCTACGTACACCGGCCGGGCAGACCTGGTCCTACGGCGAGCTGCGGTCCCGGGCCAACCAGGTCGCCCAGGTGCTCACCGAGGACCTGGGGCTGGTCCCCGGACAGCGGGTCCTGCTGCGGTCTCCCAACAACCCCTGGGCCGTGGCGAGTTGGCTCGGCGTACTCAAGGCCGGGGGAGTGGTCGTCACCGTCATGGCCGCGCTGCGCGCCCGCGAGATCGCCCCGATCGTCGAGCGCACGCGCCCCTCCGTCGCGCTGGTGGACCAGCGGTTCGCCGAGGACGTGCACGCCCTCCGGGACGCCGGTCCGTCGGCGCTGACGGTCGTGGAGTTCGGCGGCGACGGGCCTGACGACCTCGTGGCGCGGGCCAGTACCAAATCCGGCGAGTTCACCACCGTGGACACCGCCGCCGACGACGTGGCGCTCCTCGCGCCGACGTCCGGCAGCACCGGCGTCCCGAAGATCACCATGCACTTCCACCGCGACATCCTGTCCATCGACAACACCTTCGGCCGCCATGTGCTGCGCCTGCTCCCCGACGACCTGGTCGCCTGCAGCGCCCCCTTCGCCTTCACCTTCGGCCTCGGCATGCTCGTCGTCTTCCCGCTGCGGGCCGGCGCCTGCGCCCTGCTGACCGAGGCCGCCACACCGCTCCAACTCGCCCAGTACGTGGAGGAGTTGGGCGTCACCGTGCTCGCGACAGCCCCCACGGCGTACCAGGCGATCCTGCGGGAGGGGCAGGAACAGCGGCTCGCCGGGCTGCGCGTCGGGGTGTCGGCCGGCGAACACATACCCAAGGCAGTCTGGGAGCAGCTGAGGGACCGGCTCGGGCTGCGGATCGTCGACGGGATCGGCGCCACCGAGCTGCTGCACATCTTCCTCTCCGCCGCCGGTGACGACATCAGGCCAGGAGCCACTGGGAAGCCGGCGCCGGGCTACCGCGCCACCATCCTCGGCCCGGACGGCTCGGAGCTCGGACCCGGCGAGCCGGGACGGCTCGGCGTCATCGGCCCGGTCGGCTGCCGCTACCTCGACGACGAACGCCAGAAGGACTACGTCGTGGACGGCTGGAACGTCACCGGTGACGTCTTCCACCGGGACGAGGACGGCTACTTCCACTACCACGCCCGCGGCGACAGCATGATCGTCTCCTCGGGCTACAACATCGGCGGGCCCGAGGTCGAGGCCGCCGTGGACACCCATCCCGATGTGCTGGAGTCCGCCGTCGTCGGCAAACCGGATGCCCAACGCGGCTTCGTCGTCTGCGCGTTCGTCGTGCTCCGCGAGGGCGTGCCGGGCGATGCCGCCAAGGCCAGGGAGATCCAGGACCACGTCAAACAGGTCATCGCTCCCTACAAGTACCCGCGTGACGTGCGGTTCTGCGACGCGCTGCCCCGCAACGCCAGCGGCAAGCTGCAGCGATTCGCACTCCGCAGGATCGTCGAGGACGAGCAGGCCGCCACGGCCGCCGTCGAGCAGTGA